The window GGTGGAGACCATACCCTTCTCCTTCATCTCGTGGAAGATGCGACCTATCTGCCTGAGGCGCCTCTCGAACGTCTGCATGGTTGTAGGCTCAATGTGGCCGGCCTCCATCGGCAGATACTCGTCGAGGCATTCCGTGAAGGGATACCTTCCCATGGGTCACACCCCCTTTCCATCCAGTTCAGTTCCGGGAACTGACGTTTCGCTGCACGCCATCCCATCCACCTCCCCGGAAGCTGTTTGTTCGACCGCTAGCAGCTCAGTGAGCTCGTTTCTGTGAATGGAGAGCCACAGATTGTACTCCCACTCGTCCATATATGTCATTTTTTAACTCCTACCAAATCACATAATTTGGTTATTTGGTAATTACACGGGGAATTATTTATAAATTTCCACCATCTAACCATTTTTGGTAATATGACATTCTTAGGGTCTGTAAAATTGGATTCAGCGAAGAGATTCACGATCATCAAAGAAGTGGCCGAGATCCTCCAGGTGGAGCAGAACGACCACATCATGTTCTATCTGGAGAACGGAGAGGTCGTGATCAGGAAGGTTCTGCCCATGATGGGCAAGGGCCTCAAAGGCCTTCAGGAGGATTTCGACGAATGGGTGCGCAAGCGCAGGATCGAGATCTCGATGATAGCCGACCCCGATGAACAAGCGGTAGCAACAGAGCAGCTGGAGGAAGAGATACGGGAGCACGAGGAGCATGTCGCGATTATGAAAGAAAACGGCATGATCTGATTCCATCGATGAAGCGGACGAGACGGCTAGTACCGATCTACAGGAGGTCGGATGATTTAATCGAGCACCCATCCTTCCTTAAACCGATCGGATCGGGCCGTAAACTATTCCGCTTCATACCCTCGGAATCGCATCAGTATTCCATGATATCTTCATCACCCATGCCGAGAGCACCTACCGAGTTTTCCGGACACATATTACAGCCACGTTCTGGACCGGAATCACTGCAAACGAACTGACTGTTCCACAACTCCGCATAGGATCCATTGGCTGCCAGCAACGATTCGTGCGTACCTTCCTCAATTATCCTTCCATCGTCCATGACCACAATCCTATCGCATCTGACCACAGATGATAGACGGTGGGCTATCATTATGACCGTCCTATGTTCGGGATCCGAGAAGATTTCATCGAGCACTTTCTTCTCCACCAGCATGTCCAGGCTGCTGGTGGCCTCGTCCATTACCAGGATGTCAGAATCCTTCAGGAACGCCCTCGCTATTGACAGCCTCTGCCTCTCGCCTCCAGACAGGTTGGAACCTCCCTCTTCCAGGTAAGTCTCGAATCTTCCTGGCATCTTCGATATGAAGGGCATGCATTGGGCCCTCTGACAGGCATCGAACATTTCTTCAACCGTCGCATCGTCCTTTGCCAAGCGGAGATTGTCCGATATCCTCCCCGAGAAAGCAAGGGTGATGACAGAAGAAGAGATGGAATATGAAGGCGGATTGTGGAATTTTATTGCTTCAGCGGCCCTTTTCGGTGCATCGCTAGTATGTGACTATTGTGGGTACAAAGAGGCTGCCATTGCCTGTTCTATAGGGAGTTGTGCATTATCCTTCGGTTTGGGAGCAGCAACTCTTGCTACAACCACAGCGACAACAGTAACAAAAGAAGTAGCAAAGGCTGTAGTTGACACGACAGTAGCACCCGGGGCCAAAGCAGTTTATTACGGAGTAAAATATCGCTGATATAATGAAAAGGGTGCTTTCGCTAATTGAAATATCCTTCGGGGTAGTACTGTTAATTGTAGTCATATTGACTTCTTACTACTCCAAGGACTTCATAGCGATTGCATCCATATTCCTTTTTTGTTTCTTTGGAATTCCGTCTATAATGGACGGAATTCATAGATTCAATAATACAGAAGAAGGAAAGAATCGTTCTGTTGCTATGATTCTGTCTTTAATCCCAGGGGCAGGCCATGCATATCTTAACTGCTGGAGAAGATCCATTTATTTTAGCTTGATCACTATCGCATTCTTTGTA of the Thermoplasmata archaeon genome contains:
- a CDS encoding ABC transporter ATP-binding protein; the encoded protein is MAKDDATVEEMFDACQRAQCMPFISKMPGRFETYLEEGGSNLSGGERQRLSIARAFLKDSDILVMDEATSSLDMLVEKKVLDEIFSDPEHRTVIMIAHRLSSVVRCDRIVVMDDGRIIEEGTHESLLAANGSYAELWNSQFVCSDSGPERGCNMCPENSVGALGMGDEDIMEY